tgtcggcggtggagcatctttaaatattgatgtattttGTCAATTCTGACCAATTATACTCCACATATTTAGAACACTTCAAATATTCAACTAACTTGCTTATTAACCACATAGTCCATACTCAAATATTGTAGTCATTACAAGATCTAACTTCTAAGAAAAACaggaagttttttttaaatcagtaGTTTTTTTGATAGAACAAATCATGCTTTTAAAACAGATCCACTTACAGGCTAATGTTATTTCAaccaatatacattgtatttattccTGACCAATGGTTACCTGTATACTATAGCTATTTTTACTTGACATGTtgacataaaaaaaacttgtagTTTATACTTACATATCAGCCAATTTTAAGAGAAACCTCATCTTTCTGTTCAAAGGCGTGTGAAATTTATCTCcactgaaaatacaaaaaaaatatatgtttcataGAAAGCCAGGAATAAACAAAAGTTACTGATCAATATTTATGCAGACTTACATGAACAAATATCATAGAATCTTAACAAGAGTTAATCTAAAATTTATGAAtaatatgaattcaaaagattGTGTTTTATTACAGCTTTTATGAGTTTCatactaaggggagataatctactttaacaatttcatttgatataattccattatcaatttcaaaaaagCTGGAGTTATGTTAAAGTAAAActagttttatcattatttaaaaaatgggGAGACAATCTGCAAATATGCgctttttttaaattcaagTCTATGAATTTCAAACTCAGAGGTGACAGTTTTGAAGCAAAACTTTTACTTCATGATCTATGTCTTTCCAAGCTTTaaaataaggggagataaccttaTGCAAAAATTATTCTTCTAAATTGAAGTCTTTCTGAGCTTGAAACTAACAAAAAATGATCTTGAAACAATATTCAGATGGGGAATTCTAAACAAAAAAGCTTCATTGAATGGACTGTTGATGAATCTATAAGAATCTTTCGTGAAATGTAAAGATAGGTGGAGATTATCTTTAATGAGAGGACAACATTTTACTTAATTTCAGAAATTGTTACCTCAGAAGAGCTCCAGGCATAAGGACCTCAAAAAGAGATTCTTTCAGAGGCAGAAAAGGCAACAACCCAGTGTAGAATGTTATGACCAAAAACAGCACACGCTGCATGGAGAATATCAAAGGCACGTCAGGGTTCTGTGAAGGAAAACATCAGTTTTATATCAGAAACAGTTACGTCATAGCACTCTGGTTTGAGAATGTTAAAGGCACATTGGAAATCTGTAAGGAATAACTACGATCTCTATTAGAACTACGGGGTAACATGAACTAAGGACAAGAATTAATTAGGTACGACGAGTTGACCTTTGCCTTGAACATTTGGCTAATTACAAATCAATTGTTCAAATGTTGCACACCAACTTCATTTTCGCGAATTTCAGGACCTAGTAAATTCGTGAATTTTTATCTCTGATCTAAACATCACTTGTATTGATTGGAATTtccattaaatatttaaattcgcaaattttaatattttttggcGAAGTTGTTGAATAACTGATGACCTTTGCTATTTATTGTGCATTTGAGTGATTAGTTATAAACTGACCTTTTTGTAAAGTTTACTGGTGACCTCTGAACTCCTGTTGCCCCACGCTGTCAGAGACTCACGGTTGAATTCCATAATCAAATCATTCACCTACAAATCAAAACGTCAAGTCAATATTATTTTACAAGAAATGACCTGAAATAAAACAGTCTCTCTTAAGTGGGACTATATAAGGTTTGTCTTAAAAACGGGACTTAGCTATCAGATCTCTCTCAACTGTACACCTTGGTATGTCTTAATGGGACTAATCCATGTACCACATGATActtgataacgtttgtgcagaACTAtagtttctattggtgatggaatgatgcTAAAAGAGGATATGTGATGCTGACATCATTTTCTGTGAGAAGGTTATAAAGAGTTACATTCCATTACCACCCTGAAAATACCGCACAAACGatatcgggtatcacatggtatgtgAATATGAAATTGGGACACTCAGATAAATCTCAATGTTAAGGATTTCTGTTTTCTTGTTTCTCTTGACTGGGGCACTTGAACTGGTATTCTAGGACACTTTGGGATTCttaaagctaaaaaaaaaaactgtcaaCATACTTATTTCAGCGAAGTCAAATTTTAGCATAAATGggaaaaactgtaaattatatgacTGATTATTGCGGATATATATTATCGCAATTCGGTGATTCAATACCGGAAATActgattaaaataattttcacaCAATTTAGCACAAACAGAAATTAGCACTTCAAAGACAGTATGATAAGccctaaaataaaactaccgccaAAATAACACcgccaaaataaaactaccgccaAAATAAGTAATTACAGTATCTGTTAATAGATCCGAATATTTCAGTGTAAGAGTCTGACTAGGACAGAACCTACCTTGTTGATGAGATcatcattgtttattttgatgtCTATATTGATAGGCATGCTAGGAAATGCTGTAAATACATCCCGCAACAGGGGGATCTGTCGGTCTGATCCACCGCGGGTTTGGAAACCTGGAAACAAACgacatattatttatatatatatacatctatataccatattcgacctAATAAGAACTCaggtagtccgctaaacctgcctatattattaggccttttttaattttttttcttttttttctttttgtctaatatataggaaaaaaaaaattaattaaaaaagcctaataatataggcaggtttagcagactagAACTCAggatgcttaaagatgctccaccgctaacaaatGGCATATTCTCTCAATCAGACACAGGAACagataatttatcatttttcttcacttatttactttacaccattaccaccattgaaaagtttgagcttctgattttacttcaagatggaaacattaaaaataattaattgcatctcgaaaaatCGTGGCACTTTGTTTTATATGGAAAGAAgaactgattgtgcatgcaccaaaagtaaaGGAAATTGTCTTATGTtatcttttgtgttaattataattagacatatatgtatgtgATTACCGGTAAACACCAATGGCTGTTAAactgatgagtatcgtttatgctctgtcggcggtgaaggtctttgattaaaagttaaaaaaaaaaaatgagggGGCTATTAACAAAAGTTGGACTTATATGGACAAAAGTAAGCCattaatcaattttcaaaaaacatCAAACAGAAAATCCTATGGTACACAAATTTTTTACTTTCAGTCTAAATTTAAATCGAGGCGAGTGAAATTGTGGCCTCAAAATGGGGAGAGAGGTGATTATATGGACAgaggcgcttattgggtcaaataagATATAGCAACAACACATATATAAATTGGTGATCAACGATAAAATCACAGAAATAAGCCAAACCATTATTTCTAACAAATATGTACAAagataaaagatatttttatttcatattacttCAACAATGTTTGATTTATAGCATGAAAAGAAatttttgaaacatatttttgtcatgtccacagtcagcaaaataaggTCCAATAAGAAATTGAGTGACAAACAGACTTTCATGTTAATTAGGGAAGTGATTTTATAAGAGCATGCATCTATAATTAGTAAATCCTTGATTAAAATAATACTTACTACTCATGAAATCCAATGAGAGCACACCCTGAATTGGTGGAAGATCCTTAAAGTAAATAATAATTCACCATTAATATGTATGCATATTTTATTATTCTATAGATTTTGTAAATtgaagagttatctgcccttgcagtaTTTACTAATTGTGATTTTTAATGTGTTTACTAATGTCAgtctgcgactttaagcactagtctgATGCCCATGACTTGTAATTTTATGGCTGGACTATTgccaattgtaatgaactagtccaATTGGACTAGTGGCTTCTCAACCCATTAAAATCAGtaaatactatatttacaaGAGCGGTGATCAATTGCATTTTTCGACTcattttgagtgcattctgTGTGCAACTGTTTCTGTCTGGATGCTATGAGAATTTGCATTCAAGAATGCATCAAGTCTAATTTGGGTAAAAAATTCAAAGTGATCATGACTGAAGCGCTGAAGCAAAATAAAACTGctgtatatttcatttggactagtgattaaatattcagactagtaaaattttgggTTTACTAGTCAAAAGGCTAGCAGCGAAAAAATATTAACGTCACAGACTGCAATATACATGTCTCTTCGTGTTTTTCAGAAAAATGAAGTTttgctcataaaataatgacaccACAATTTTTGTCTCTTCAGTCTTCGCTAGGTCTAATTCGAGATTTTCAaaccaaggggagataatctagtattagaattCCGCTGTCAGAGAAGTTCTTAGGGTCTGGTTGCCAGTCTACTGATCATGAGTCTACACATAACTCTTTATACTGACCTTGTAATTATAGtcgattatctccccttccacaCCACATGATCTCTTGAGAGAATTGTCATGTGACACGACCACCTGACCATCCTTGGTGATGTGGCAGTCAATTTCCAACATCTCTGTCCCAAGGTCGGATGCACTGAAAAGGCATCAAACTTTATCATCACACTGTATGACCTCTTAAAGACAATGTCTGGTACTGCATTATTTTGTATAAGTATTCCcccatatcaaaatataaataaaataaaaaaaaaaaaaaataaaaaaaaatctggtaCTAATTTTCTGAtttgaaattcatatttatcaattaaGACTTAGATTTTCCATTTCTTTTACTAAGAAAAACCTCTCTAGTTTAGATAATGTTTCCATAATCTTTTCTGTTACAAAGAAACCAATCTGTagtttaaataatatttccatCACTCCatgattttttcttttactGAGAAAGACTTGTGCagttgaaataattttcaaaaataatataacttaCAAACGGAAAGCTGTCATGGTATTCTCCAAATTCTCACCAGCACCTGTAATAATACACAGATTTGTTATACACTTTCATTAAATAAATTGTAGCAATAAATGTTTTAGACAAAGATGAAAATTGGAAATCTTAAGAAAGGCTGAAATTTGCTGAGGGTAAATGAACTTTCTTAAGACATATACTGCTACACTGGGgatatgtattgtttaatataCTGAAAATTTGCAATTTGCCATGCTCTTGGGGTAAATATTACTTATATTCGCAAAGAGTAAAAACTGGAGTTTTACGCCTCGTCCATCCTTGTTGTATAATCGAAAGGAGAGATGATATTGTGTGTGAAACGACTTGTCACCATGGGGACAACAAGCCCCAAGGTAAATACAAGGTTTTATTTCCCATCCATGTTATGTGTTTcaacttaaaggcccactacctttccggagcaaaatatatagatttcttaaaaacattaataacctcagaaaatatataccgatggcctaagatgaggttacaacaccaaacatatgcaagatttcctgcgtgatatatgataacaagagagtcatttcgctgttttaccgtctgccgcagtgatagccaactaccgcgcggtatttaggacgacggggggaaacataagatgacccgcgttatgaaaattaacattttatttattttaattaaattgtttaggaggagataataagtgtagtattaacgttaagtcaataacttttgtaactctaCAAAactatcaatctcgttttacattccaattttaaaaatcaaaaaccgtttcggaaaggtagtgggcctttaacacagataatataataaacatgatctgtaataatatatgataatgttGTAATGAGAATGGaagttttaaatgtatgttattcatgtacatgtttggAAATAACTgttggaaaataaaataaatacaaaaaagaatgaaaagaaaagataagataagTTTATTTCTGGTTCAGGACTTACATGTAAAGTCCCTCTTACCAGACTCagacaaaatataaagttttacagttaatacatttttatccgGTAATAATAatgatcggcactttgaagtttaatcacgatcgtaagttcattttgccaggcaaatgtacgtaaatttgtttattgtttaagtTTAGAATTGTAGTCACAAATCCAATCCTGTTTAGTAGAAtctaattgcatttgatatcgatcgtttagctgtttctcaaatattcacgtgtcgatctaacgaaaacaagaatctaatattggaatattttttgttattaaacaattaaaatcgatttacaacttcgaaaataataaCTTGtggttcgttttaagtgtaaataatttaggtatttatcaagtaaacgaaacgatatctatttgcctattcacatacatatgtgtggggtcaaacggaagtgcaaaatgtcatctccgcctattcgaatactcggttatttgcatattttcttccggaaaatgacctatgcaaataagcggaatcctctgtaaattaatgatgtataaaGGCTTTGTAGTTGTATAAGAGTTCTTGTTCTTTCCAATGTTTATCTAACGCATTTTTGAAGGAGTTTATATTTGGCGCCATCACTACATTCTCTGGTAGATCGTTCCATATCTTAGAAGCTCTTAGTGAAAAAAGTTCCTCCTAATCTCATAGTTAGATCTTGTATGGAATAGCTTCCTCCTATGCCCCCTGCTGCTCTCGCGGTCCGTTGCATCTTtccataaagataaaatgttacaacatt
The Argopecten irradians isolate NY chromosome 9, Ai_NY, whole genome shotgun sequence DNA segment above includes these coding regions:
- the LOC138331521 gene encoding lysophospholipase D GDPD1-like, producing the protein MLTLTEIIVMAVVAALFGCYVVTSIILLKFPHILHKKKNVKFRPRHISHRGGAGENLENTMTAFRFASDLGTEMLEIDCHITKDGQVVVSHDNSLKRSCGVEGEIIDYNYKDLPPIQGVLSLDFMSSFQTRGGSDRQIPLLRDVFTAFPSMPINIDIKINNDDLINKVNDLIMEFNRESLTAWGNRSSEVTSKLYKKNPDVPLIFSMQRVLFLVITFYTGLLPFLPLKESLFEVLMPGALLSGDKFHTPLNRKMRFLLKLADILMMRPALLQHLERRGIQTYLWVLNSEEEFERAFKLGSTGVMTDFPTLLKDFLDKKYPEFQKEKGYQSVETMG